The Verrucomicrobiia bacterium DNA window ATTGCCGTGGCGGCATCCGCCGCAGAAATCGCCACCGGCGTGGTGTTCGAGGATGCCAATGGCAACGGCCTTCGCGACCCCGGAGAGCGCGGCCTGCGGGGCGTCCGCGTCTCGAACCAGCGTGACATCGTCACCACCGACCGCGAAGGCCGGTGGCGGCTGCCGGTGTTGGACGGCCCCGAGACCACATTCTTCGTCATCAAACCCCGCGGATTCACCCCGCCCCTTTCCGCCGACCGTCTCCCCCGCTTCTTCTACACTCACAAGCCCGCCGGGTCGCCGCCCCTCAAATACGCCGGGGTCCCGCCCACGGGGCCGCTGCCGGCGTCCGTGGACTTCCCCCTCAGCCGCCAGCGGGAACCCGAGGTCTTCCAGGCGCTGTTTTTCGGCGACACCCAGCCCCGGGATCTCCGGGAGGTGGATTACTTCAAGCACGACATCGTCGAAGAGTTGATTGGCCAGACGAATGCGTCATTCGGCGTCACGCTGGGCGACATCGTGTTCGACGATCTGAGCGTCATGGAACCGCATAACGCCGCGGTCGCCCTGATCGGCATTCCGTGGTGGAACGTGATCGGCAACCACGACATCAACACCGACGCCCCCGACGCGGACGCGTTCGACGACACGTACAACCGGCTGTACGGGCCCAACTACTTCTCCTTCGACTACGGCCCGGTCCATTTCGTGGCGCTGGACAACATCCGGTGGGTGCCCCCGGCCGAGCGGACCTCAAGTTCGACGTGGCGCCCGTCGCTGGACGAGCGCCAGCTCGCCTGGCTGGAGGCCGATCTGCAGGGGGTGCCGCAACGCCAGCTGGTGCTCTTGATGATGCACGTCCCGATCAATGATCTGGCCAACCGGGAGGCCGTGTACCGGCTCATTGAAGGACGCCCGTACTGCCTGAGCATCGCCGGGCACACCCACTGGCACGAGCACCGGTTCCTGAAGGCGGAGGACGGCTGGCGCGGTGCACGTCCGCATCATCACATCGTCAACGTCACGGCCTGCGGCAGCTGGTGGGGCGGTGCACCGGACGAGCTCGGCATTCCCCAGACCACGATGTCGTGTGGAGCCCCCAACGGCTACACGGTGCTCACGTTCCGCGACCGGGGGGTGAGTGTGGATTTCAAGGCGGCCCGGCGGCCCGGCGGCTACCAGATGAACATCCACACCCCCGAGACGGTGGCGTCGGCGGCGACCGGCTCGACCCCGGTCTACGTGAACCTCTTCAACGGTGCCGAAAACTCCGTCGTGGAGATGCGCCTCAACAACCGCGGGCCGTGGCTGAAACTCCAGCAGGTGCGCGAGCCGGACCCGGTGTTCGTCGCCCAGCGGGAGCGCGAGGGCACCAATGCAGTGGCGCCATGGCGGCTCCTGCCCAAGCCGATCCCGTCCCCGCACCTCTGGAAGGGATCGCTGCCCGACGGGCTCCCGCCGGGCACGCATTACATCTGCGTCCAGGGACGTGACGTGAACGGCACCCTGCATCCGGCGATGCGCGCCATCACCGTCGAATGAGGGGCCTCAGCGAATGCGCTGGAGGGTCCAGTCCGCCCGGTCGGCCTGATTGGCCCAGTGGCGCATGTCCGACAGTTCGCGGTGATTCAGCGCCTCGACGTGGCCATCCACCATGCCCGCCACGGCCCGGCCCGAAAATCGCGGATGCACGTGCCCCCAGGCCTCGGGTCCATCCCCGGCCCGAAACTGCTCGGACCAGCGCCGGGCCATGAAGAACGGCGATTTGACGAGGTAGAATCCCTGGACCACCCGCCCCTCGAAGGGGCCGCGCGCCGACGCGAAGACGATCAGGTCGCCGGGACTCCAGGCGTCCGTGGTCTTCAACACGCAGAACGGACCGAAGCGCTCAAAGGCCCGGGGTTCGGGCGGCAGCTCCAGATCGTCGCCACCCACGAAGGTCGCGTTGATGCCCAGCGACGGAAACACGCTCGCCGCATAGGTCGCAATGAAGGGGTCCTCCAATCGCTGGAACTGCTCGAGCAGCGGGCGGTTCTCGTTCACATACATCGCCGGAAAACTGCGCCCAAGCCACGGTGCGAGGCGCCAGGGATACCGGCTGTTGATCGGATTGGGCACCGGCTGCCCGGAGTGGTCCACGGGCAGGGGTTCCCCGGGCTGGAACTGGCGGTAGCCCTTCAGCACCCGGTCGCCGTGATCATCGGCGTACACGTGCCAGGCGAGCATCAACTGCCGCGCGGCCGACATTTCATTGACCTTCCGTGCCTGGGATTTGGCCCTGCCCAACGCCGGCAGGAGCAAGCCGGCAAGAATCGCGATGATCCCCACCACCACCAGCAGTTCGAGCAGGGTGAATCCGGCGTGCCGGCGCTGCCCGCTCCGGGGCATCCCGGCGTTGGAACCATTCCAGAGCACGGCCGGATTATAGCCGGGGCCAGGGAGGCGGCTTGCGGAATCTTGCCATTGATTGTCGCGCAAATGGTCGGGACATTGGCGCGATCAATGGCTACTGATAGATCGAATTCAATTTGAGCCGTCATGAAGTCCCTCCGCATTCTTCCCGCAGCGGTGCTGCTGACGCTGGCCGTACCCGGACTGCCCATCCCCGCCACCGCGGCCGACGAGGCGACCCCCGGGGGCGGAGGCGCTATTCCCGCCCCCGCAGCGGGTCTCCCGCGCCCTCCAGCCGCCGAACGTGCCGAGGCCGGCCGGGCGCGCAGTGAGGCCACGCTGGCAGAACTTGGCCTGACCGACGCGCAACGCGACCAGTTGCGGGAGGCGCAACGCGATCAGTTGGAGAAGCTCCGGGCCGTCCGCGACGACTCCAGTCTCACACGCGAACAGCGCATGGCGAAAATCCGGGAACTCCGCGAGGCCGCAGCCGCCACGA harbors:
- a CDS encoding calcineurin-like phosphoesterase family protein, translated to MHSKSGSRGTGHRGWWVTLITLGIAVAASAAEIATGVVFEDANGNGLRDPGERGLRGVRVSNQRDIVTTDREGRWRLPVLDGPETTFFVIKPRGFTPPLSADRLPRFFYTHKPAGSPPLKYAGVPPTGPLPASVDFPLSRQREPEVFQALFFGDTQPRDLREVDYFKHDIVEELIGQTNASFGVTLGDIVFDDLSVMEPHNAAVALIGIPWWNVIGNHDINTDAPDADAFDDTYNRLYGPNYFSFDYGPVHFVALDNIRWVPPAERTSSSTWRPSLDERQLAWLEADLQGVPQRQLVLLMMHVPINDLANREAVYRLIEGRPYCLSIAGHTHWHEHRFLKAEDGWRGARPHHHIVNVTACGSWWGGAPDELGIPQTTMSCGAPNGYTVLTFRDRGVSVDFKAARRPGGYQMNIHTPETVASAATGSTPVYVNLFNGAENSVVEMRLNNRGPWLKLQQVREPDPVFVAQREREGTNAVAPWRLLPKPIPSPHLWKGSLPDGLPPGTHYICVQGRDVNGTLHPAMRAITVE